In Quercus robur chromosome 11, dhQueRobu3.1, whole genome shotgun sequence, the following proteins share a genomic window:
- the LOC126707734 gene encoding calreticulin-3-like, translating to MNEEIVKDLEDFGNNSRKSPADWEDREYIDDPSEVKPEGYDSIPKEIPDPKAKEPHNWDDEEKCAWKPPKVPNPAYKGPWKPKKIKNPNYKGKWKTPWIDNPEFEDDPDVYGLKPIKYVGIEVWQVKGGSVYDNVLICDDPDYATQVVEEVFANREIEKEAFEEAEKVRKAREEEEAQRARQEGERRRRERGYDRRYRDRYKDRYRRKFLLNKREMELLKLENKVRFILAVVKGEIIVSNRKRAALFVDLQTKGFTPFPKKTKVVEAEVAGATDDTEETEVKSPADSSSNGVQISDYEYLLAMAIGSLTIEKVQELCAERDKVNKEVDDLRKETPKSFWRTDLDALEGQLDELERSDVSQRS from the exons ATGAATGAAGAAATTGTTAAAGACTTGGAGGACTTTGGAAACAACAGCAGAAAATCT CCTGCAGACTGGGAGGATAGGGAATATATTGATGATCCTAGTGAGGTTAAACCTGAG GGATATGATTCAATTCCAAAAGAAATTCCAGACCCAAAAGCTAAAGAG CCTCATAACTGGGATGATGAAGAGAAATGTGCGTGGAAACCCCCAAAGGTACCTAATCCAGCGTATAAAGGACCATGGAAGCCCAAG AAAATTAAGAACCCCAATTATAAAGGAAAATGGAAGACTCCTTGGATTGATAATCCAG AGTTTGAAGATGACCCTGATGTTTATGGGCTTAAGCCAATTAAGTATGTAGGAATTGAGGTTTGGCAG GTAAAGGGTGGGTCAGTTTACGACAATGTTTTGATCTGTGATGACCCAGATTATGCAACACAAGTTGTGGAAGAAGTATTTGCAAACAGGGAG ATTGAAAAAGAGGCCTTTGAGGAAgcagagaaagtgagaaaagcACGAGAGGAAGAG GAAGCTCAAAGAGCAAGACAAGAAGGTGAAAGGAGGAGAAGAGAGCGGGGTTATGATCGACGGTACAGGGATAGATATAAGGACAGATACAGAAGG AAATTTCTACTGAACAAACGTGAAATGGAGTTGTTGAAGTTAGAAAACAAGGTTAGGTTTATCCTTGCAGTTGTGAAGGGAGAGATCATTGTAAGTAATAGGAAGAGAGCTGCTCTGTTTGTTGACCTGCAAACAAAAGGTTTCACTCCTTTTCCAAAGAAAACTAAAGTTGTTGAGGCAGAAGTTGCTGGTGCAACTGATGATACAGAAGAAACAGAAGTGAAATCTCCTGCTGACAGCAGTAGTAATGGGGTACAGATAAGTGATTATGAGTATCTACTGGCCATGGCAATTGGAAGCTTGACCATTGAGAAGGTTCAGGAGTTATGCGCTGAAAGGGATAAGGTCAATAAGGAGGTTGATGATTTGAGAAAGGAAACTCCAAAGTCCTTTTGGAGGACAGATCTTGATGCTTTGGAGGGGCAACTCGAT GAGCTAGAGAGAAGTGATGTGAGTCAGAGgagttaa
- the LOC126707735 gene encoding magnesium-chelatase subunit ChlH, chloroplastic-like gives MILEKDANEKLKGPNAPIVGLILQRSHIVTGDESHYVAVIMELEAKGAKVIPIFAGGLDFSGPVERYLIDPITKKPFVHSVISLTGFALVGGPARQDHPRAVEALRKLDVPYIVALPLLFQTTEEWLNSTLGLHPIQVALQVALPELDGGMEPIVFAGRDPRTGKSHALHKRVEQLCTRAIRWGELKTK, from the exons ATGATACTAGAAAAGGATGCTAATGAGAAGCTTAAGGGTCCAAATGCACCAATTGTTGGTCTGATTTTGCAGAGGAGTCACATTGTTACTGGGGATGAGAGTCACTATGTGGCTGTGATTATGGAATTGGAGGCAAAAGGGGCTAAAGTGATTCCAATTTTCGCCGGTGGGCTTGACTTTTCAGGGCCTGTGGAGAGGTATTTGATTGATCCAATCACGAAGAAGCCGTTTGTGCATTCAGTGATATCACTTACTGGTTTTGCACTTGTCGGGGGGCCAGCCAGGCAGGATCATCCCAGGGCTGTTGAGGCACTGAGGAAGCTTGATGTGCCTTATATTGTTGCATTGCCTCTGCTATTTCAGACAACTGAGGAATGGTTGAATAGTACCTTGGGGCTTCACCCAATTCAGGTAGCTTTGCAAGTTGCTCTGCCAGAGCTAGATGGAGGCATGGAGCCCATTGTTTTTGCCGGTCGGGATCCTAGAACAG GAAAATCACATGCTCTGCACAAGAGGGTGGAGCAACTTTGTACTAGAGCAATCAGATGGGGTGAATTGAAGACAAAATGA